The Bombus vancouverensis nearcticus chromosome 5, iyBomVanc1_principal, whole genome shotgun sequence genome segment AACGTGACGCTAACAGAACTCAAAGTTTGACGAAAGTACATATCAAGCGTGGTAAATCAATTCTATGGCATGTAACGCTAACGTAAGCTTATACCAATGTAACGTAACAGCTACATACGGCAACGTATCTCTTATTTTTAGCGAAACGTCGGTCTTCGATGTATCGTTACGTACGTTGACTATCtctcaatattttacaatttcgtAGAAGATGTGACAACTGTCGTAAAACTTTCGAGCGATGTATTTTGTATCCAACAAGTTCGAAAGCTCTGCTTCTACGAGTTTCGACTCTTCGATCGCGTTAGTTTCATAATTAGACGGTTCAACAAATATCGTTCAAATATAATTTTCCGCAGATACGTTTCTGCATATATTCTCCAGCTATTTTCAGCAACATAAAGCAAATTCTTCTTCGACTGTTCCAACTGTTCCAACAAACCAGCAATGAATTCTCCTCAACATGTAGCAAtgtttattgaaaaaaatattcacAAAAGGTACATCATTACGTAATCGTAGTTACGTTGTCGTATGGTACGAACACGAAGTGGGAATCGTAGGAGCAATTTCTCACCTAGCACGATGGGATCCATGAGGAAGAGCAGCCTTGCAGCCGTCGGCTACGCGCAACGCGGTTCCTCCAGTTCCTCCGCAGACCTTGCCCCGTTCACTCCGCTTTTCTCCGCTTTAATTATACTATGCAGGCTGATCGCGCGATTCGCTTACTCGATCTTCCGATTTGCCGATCTCGGTAATAGCTTGCAAAGCTCGTGCAACGATCTCATAAAGTCTGCACTGCGTTCACCGGTCTGCACCAACCGTGTTCCTTCGACTATCAGCATCCCTCCCGCTTCACATTTTCCACCGATACGTGCAACAGATCGCCCCGATCGTCTCGAACAATCTCGAACGATCTTCCGATCTTGAAATTCTCCTGTCGTACACGTAACAGAACGAATAACAGAATACGTGGGTAATTAGGTTGGCCGAGGAGGTATCGGTAAGTCACTTGGGCGAATGCGGAAAGGACACGCGAGCCAGGTGAAAGGTGGAGAACACTGGATGAATCGAGTGGTAACGAGCGTGAAGGGAGCCACGCCGCCTTCCTTCGTCGTCCTTCATTCACGCGCACCGAAGGGGGACACTGAAGGCGTTCTCGCGGCTGTACACGGAAAAACGCGACAATTGAACGGTAAATAATCCGGTGCGCGGCACCGTGTCCGTGTGCACTCGCcctataaaagaagaaacgtggACATAAACGAAAAAGAGGAACAAGAGAAAGGGGCAGGGGGAGGGAAGGGGCAGCGAGAACGAGAAAGGCAGTAACGGCGGAGTCGCGGCTAGACGAGACGAAAAAAGAAGCACGGACACGGTCAATGGTGCGCGGCTCGCCCTTCGCTGCCTCACTGACTGGGGCGACAGATTTACCAGAGCAGAAATAAGAAATCTCCTCTCCGGCTAGTAGCGTAGCTTTAGAACGCGGTCCCCCGCCTGCTCTCTTGTGTAAGTAGACTCCTTCTACGCGTATACGTGTACGACGCACGAATTAACATAGAAAGAGAGAGCGTATCTCTCGCGATTGAACGCGTGTGTGCGTGAAAGAACGTACCCACCTACTGTGTACTCTTGTTTTAAGCGTGCGTGATCGTGCATACTCGTCGCAACGAGAGCGAATAAGAGGAAACGTAAAGATTCGGCGAGAGCGAGCGAGATAAAATATAGAGGAAGATCCTCATCCGTGCAAGGAAAATTAAACGAGGATAGAAAGTGGAAATGAGAGAGAAATATGCAAAGAAGAGCGAGTAGAAAGGAGATGGAAGATGCGAGGGCTGCAAGTGGTCGATCGACCAATCGGTGGCCGCTCACACTAAAGCTCTGCGCACACTTCTGCGCATCCGTGTGATCGAGCAAGTAAAGTACATGCTCTCTTGTAATTATGATCCCTTGCTATTGTGTGCGCCGGAGTAGGAGTACTGGTGCGCACGCTCGACCAAGCACGGCCAATAATCACGATGGGACTAAGGGGGAAAGTTGGCCACGCTTAAGAGGCGGAGTCACATTCGCACGGACCATTGGCGAGAGCAGTGCACCGTGAGCGAGCCCGGTTTACGCCTCTTCATTGTGGTCTTTTGCCACGCGTTCATTGTCTTATTCTACTTCTCCCTTGTTGATGACTCGAATGCGTTGTATATATACCATTTCGGTCGAACTACGCTTGACACTTTCTACTCGCGAATTATCCGTCCTGACTGTTGCAGGGTAAGAGAGCGTTGTACGAGAAAGTTTGCAAGCTAATTCTGATACATTTGCCTTTAggtgttttttttttagttctttGGATTTTTTCTTCGGATCTTTATGCGATATAGAAAGTAACCCTAGTGACGTGAGATAAATAGTAGAATATAGTTTCTTTCTATAAATTTCACTTTTAACGTAAGCATCCTAATTTTTGGTTTTGAGATAAATAACTGACCGATGATAAATAATGGGTCTCCGTGAATAATGTGGCTCTCTACTCTGCATTGCACCGCTATCTATCATCGTTTTAGCAAAACACGTCCTCCATGCAAAACGAAAGTTACCATTTCTCGATCATATATTCTTCTGAACTGTAAACATTACTAGTTGTCTTTGGTCTTCAGTCTTAACTTCGAAAGTTTGAGAGACACCGCTTTCCAAAGCATAATgcaggttaggttggggttaggtgcagTATAAACAATCACAAAACGTTGTGAAATTGACGAGCTCATTTTAAACCTTGAAATAATTGTAGTTCTAGATATTTCTTTAATTCGTTACAATGGACgatgtatataaattttataatagaaaTGCATCAGCGAAAGTGCATATAAAAGAGTATTTTAATGACTATCGGAAACTGATCGATTGTTTTATACCTATGAAAAGAGCTGAAGATAATTTGATGGAAATGATGGGAGTTCAGCTTACAGAGGAAGAAATGTCCACGTTAACAGAATATTGCAGGTTTTTCAACATCTGTAAACTTCGATCTTTCAAAGTTGTTCTACGATAATgtaaaacaattatttttagCGTTGATAATTTGACAGTGGAAGGAGAAGTtccaaaattaattaataatagaaaaataagaaaaaaagaggTGTTTGATGCTCAAGAACCACCAAAAGATGTACAGTTACAAACTATTCAAAGTCTAAGGCAAAGGTTAAAACAAAACTTCAAAAAGCCTACTTATAAATACCTAAGTGAATTGTTCGTAGTAAGTATCTAGTTTGAAAtggaaatgaaaagaaatatgtTTTGTATACGATTactattttttctttccctcAGAATTATAGAAAGGTAGAAGCAACAAATGAAATGTGTGCTGTTCCTGGTCATGATATTCTTATATTTGTTAGAATTTACTATCCTTTTCTACACCGTGGAAAAAGTGCACCAAAGACGGAATGTGGTACATTGTTACGATTACATAATGTTATAGCGATACTAGGTTCTCAAACACTTGCTCAATTACGGGATAAAATATCATGTATTGCTGATTTCAGTATTTCTAGAGAATGTAGCAATAACTTGGACAATGCGATAGGACCTATGGCAAAAGTAATTTATTCTTTCTTAATATTTAGTTAGATGCACTGCATTTGTAATTTATAGTATTTTTCATGACTTTAGGATGTTTACAAATCAGGATTCTTTTTTATTGAAGATACTTTCTATAATGATATGAGGTGTCCCACAAATGTTGACTACAGTAAGGTAATCATCAATTGGGCACAAAGAAGACCAAAATTAGGACCTTTTAATACTGCTACAATGGAAGATTGTACGCTGGATTCATTGTGCGTAAGATTTGGATTCCCATGGGTGTACAAGCACCAAGGTGGTTGTGAACATTTAATTGTGTTTAGCGATGCTAGGTAATTTTATTGTGTCATATATAAACttctaattttgaaatagatttaCCTTTTTTGACCTCATTTTACTTTCCTACTATTTTCAGGTTTATTAACTGTGATGATGAATTAGCGATATCCGCGTATCCAAGAATAATTAGATTAAGACCTACATCTTCCAAATTTTGTATGATATGTGGTATCTTCACTGTTCGATGGATTACAATGGAACATGAAAGAA includes the following:
- the Pbp49 gene encoding proximal sequence element A Pbp49: MDDVYKFYNRNASAKVHIKEYFNDYRKLIDCFIPMKRAEDNLMEMMGVQLTEEEMSTLTEYCSVDNLTVEGEVPKLINNRKIRKKEVFDAQEPPKDVQLQTIQSLRQRLKQNFKKPTYKYLSELFVNYRKVEATNEMCAVPGHDILIFVRIYYPFLHRGKSAPKTECGTLLRLHNVIAILGSQTLAQLRDKISCIADFSISRECSNNLDNAIGPMAKDVYKSGFFFIEDTFYNDMRCPTNVDYSKVIINWAQRRPKLGPFNTATMEDCTLDSLCVRFGFPWVYKHQGGCEHLIVFSDARFINCDDELAISAYPRIIRLRPTSSKFCMICGIFTVRWITMEHERIPHNPCYFCDICFKSYNYINGKKVGEFKAYAYPRNIEAVKGKIEI